In a single window of the Acyrthosiphon pisum isolate AL4f chromosome X, pea_aphid_22Mar2018_4r6ur, whole genome shotgun sequence genome:
- the LOC103309699 gene encoding mitochondrial ornithine transporter 1-like yields the protein MAAAVTSSANTVTTAESTAEEFLSPHKPVDTMTTTSPLVGLVSGCAGAVALVYVGQPLDTVKVRMQLSTATRAVTSNGGGGGGVSMWGCVRDMWRQALVTPAPHIRQLTNNATGAVVEACPLTATGQQASKAAAAGRMARLMYAGTAPALLANVAENGVLFAAYGPCQRLVAFALDLFGGANASNAVVDVEKKLGPAGMATAGSLASLCSAFALCPTELIKVRLQAADLDRANCAAVSGTAAGRPQNAAASTLQVVARVWTTEGGLRGMYRGLGSTVAREMPGYYVFFLAYEASRTYMNDWHHGSLATSTAPSVEHQEDPAWVTMTAGAAAGTCLWLVVYPVDAIKSRIQAAGGGGSTAESSSGGFLRAMALSVRNEGPLALYRGLAPTLLRTVPASAVMFWTVERTKTLMSGYGL from the coding sequence ATGGCGGCGGCCGTCACTAGTAGTGCTAATACGGTTACAACTGCTGAGAGTACTGCTGAAGAATTCCTGTCACCGCACAAGCCGGTGGACACGATGACGACAACGTCGCCACTAGTCGGACTTGTCAGCGGATGCGCCGGCGCAGTGGCTCTCGTATACGTGGGACAGCCGCTGGACACGGTCAAGGTACGCATGCAATTGTCCACTGCCACTCGGGCTGTGACGTCTAAtggcggtggtggcggtggcgtATCCATGTGGGGTTGCGTGCGCGACATGTGGCGTCAGGCACTGGTGACTCCGGCGCCACATATTCGGCAACTGACGAACAACGCCACCGGAGCCGTCGTCGAGGCGTGCCCGTTAACAGCCACCGGTCAGCAGGCCAGCAAGGCGGCCGCGGCCGGACGTATGGCTAGGCTCATGTACGCCGGCACGGCGCCCGCGCTACTGGCCAACGTAGCCGAAAACGGAGTACTGTTTGCGGCATATGGTCCTTGCCAGCGGTTGGTGGCATTCGCGTTGGATCTGTTTGGCGGGGCCAATGCCAGCAATGCCGTCGTGGACGTGGAAAAAAAACTCGGCCCGGCTGGCATGGCTACGGCTGGTAGCTTGGCGTCGCTGTGCTCGGCATTCGCGCTATGCCCTACCGAGCTGATAAAGGTCCGTCTGCAGGCGGCCGATCTGGACAGGGCCAACTGCGCTGCTGTTTCTGGTACGGCGGCTGGACGTCCTCAAAACGCTGCAGCCAGCACGCTGCAGGTAGTTGCCCGGGTGTGGACCACCGAGGGTGGTCTACGAGGGATGTACCGGGGACTGGGCTCGACAGTGGCACGCGAAATGCCTGGATACTACGTGTTCTTCCTGGCGTACGAGGCGAGCCGTACTTACATGAACGATTGGCATCACGGATCTTTGGCTACCTCTACGGCACCGTCGGTAGAACACCAAGAGGACCCGGCTTGGGTGACGATGACAGCAGGCGCAGCGGCAGGTACTTGCCTCTGGCTAGTCGTGTATCCGGTGGATGCGATCAAATCTCGAATTCAAGCAGCTGGTGGAGGCGGAAGTACAGCTGAAAGTTCAAGTGGTGGTTTCCTGAGGGCTATGGCTCTATCCGTGCGCAACGAAGGCCCACTGGCCCTGTATCGCGGCCTGGCACCCACCTTGCTGCGCACTGTTCCTGCATCGGCTGTCATGTTCTGGACTGTGGAGCGTACCAAGACATTGATGTCGGGATACGGGCTATGA